One segment of Nostoc flagelliforme CCNUN1 DNA contains the following:
- a CDS encoding Maf family protein, producing the protein MKIPPFVLASASPARRRLLQTVGIEPIVRASDFDESQIELSEPAELVKTLAQYKAETVAPQFESALIMGCDSVLSMNGEIYGKPPDTSEAIARWQIMQGNFGDLYTGHALIDLSQNLTIVKSQVTRVYFAQMSDRAIQAYVATGEPLKCAGAFAIEGFGSFFVEKIEGCHTNVIGLSLPLLRQMLGELGYDVTDFWQ; encoded by the coding sequence ATGAAAATTCCACCTTTTGTACTTGCCTCAGCTTCCCCAGCCCGACGCCGCTTGCTGCAAACTGTTGGTATTGAACCGATAGTTCGAGCAAGTGATTTTGATGAGTCGCAAATTGAATTAAGTGAACCAGCAGAATTGGTCAAAACTCTTGCCCAATACAAGGCGGAAACTGTAGCCCCACAATTTGAATCGGCTTTGATTATGGGTTGTGATTCGGTTTTGTCCATGAATGGTGAAATTTACGGCAAACCACCAGATACTTCTGAAGCGATCGCACGTTGGCAGATAATGCAAGGTAACTTTGGCGACTTGTACACAGGTCATGCCTTAATTGACTTATCTCAAAACCTTACTATAGTCAAGTCTCAAGTCACAAGAGTTTACTTTGCTCAAATGAGCGATCGCGCCATTCAAGCATACGTTGCCACAGGTGAACCCCTCAAGTGTGCTGGAGCCTTTGCAATTGAAGGTTTTGGTAGTTTCTTTGTCGAAAAAATTGAAGGCTGTCACACCAATGTAATTGGACTCAGTTTACCCCTGCTGCGGCAGATGCTAGGGGAATTGGGATATGATGTCACTGATTTTTGGCAATAG
- a CDS encoding phycocyanobilin:ferredoxin oxidoreductase, producing MSFTSMPSLREQQHPLIRQLADCIEAAWHQHLDLSPYHLPDELGYVEGRLEGEKLTIENRCYQTPQFRKMHLELAKIGNMLDILHCVMFPRAEYNLPMFGCDLVGGRGQISAAIADLSPIQLGRTLPESYTSALTQLTVLNFSQPRELPEWGDIFSDFCIFVRPSSPEEETIFISRVRDFLDIHCTQAIASHPVSSEQVTQNLAGQYNYCTKQQQNDKTRRVLEKAFGPAWAENYMTTVLFDLPT from the coding sequence ATGTCATTTACTTCTATGCCCTCGCTGCGTGAGCAACAACATCCCCTAATTCGTCAGCTAGCTGATTGTATTGAGGCAGCTTGGCATCAGCACCTGGATCTATCGCCCTACCATTTGCCTGATGAGTTGGGGTATGTGGAAGGTAGACTAGAAGGCGAAAAACTGACGATTGAAAACCGTTGCTATCAAACGCCACAGTTCCGAAAAATGCACTTGGAACTGGCAAAAATCGGAAATATGCTCGATATTTTGCACTGCGTGATGTTTCCCCGTGCAGAATACAACCTGCCGATGTTTGGTTGCGATTTAGTTGGGGGTAGAGGGCAAATTAGTGCTGCGATCGCAGACCTTTCTCCTATCCAATTAGGGCGAACCTTACCAGAATCTTATACTTCTGCGCTGACACAGCTAACAGTGCTTAACTTTTCCCAACCCCGTGAATTACCTGAATGGGGAGATATTTTTTCGGATTTTTGCATCTTTGTGCGCCCCAGTTCCCCAGAAGAAGAAACAATATTTATCTCGCGGGTGCGAGACTTTCTAGACATTCATTGCACCCAAGCGATCGCCTCACATCCAGTTTCATCTGAACAAGTTACACAAAATCTCGCCGGACAATACAACTACTGCACCAAACAGCAGCAAAACGATAAAACCCGCCGCGTACTAGAAAAAGCCTTTGGCCCAGCTTGGGCAGAAAATTACATGACCACAGTTCTATTCGACCTCCCTACTTAA
- a CDS encoding HlyD family efflux transporter periplasmic adaptor subunit, with translation MSRVTEKPKPSEQAFNQEQPKIWWGIAVAVPIVIAAGILGTAKIEQLRKLTTSVPVMPSTNSVSAVGRLEPRGEVVKLSAPSSGLAPSSRIQQLLVREGEQIKQGQIIAILDNRDTQIAGLQEAKAKVQEARANLAQIRAGSPRDIQAQRAVIARLQAQLIGERNAGQATIGRIAAQLSGDKLVQQATVNRLEAELSGQRDALRATLARIKAEQRNAQVDAGRYDYLYREGAISQQERDRRRLSAVTSNQQVAESQATLKQTLATLRQQLAEARATQIQNLATLQQQLIEAKVNRDKTVATLQRQIDEEKAKLSRILDVSPTDVQIAQAQVSNAIANIRRAEAELKLSYVQAPIAGEILKVYTKSGEAIGANGIAEIGQTSQMFVIAEVAEDSIGKVRIGQNATISSDNGAFSGELKGTVTEIGRKIGKKDVLNTDPAADVDARVVEVKIALSPEDSQKVSGLTYAKVVVDINN, from the coding sequence ATGTCAAGGGTGACTGAAAAGCCAAAGCCAAGTGAGCAGGCATTTAATCAAGAACAACCTAAGATTTGGTGGGGCATCGCTGTAGCCGTACCAATAGTAATCGCTGCTGGGATACTAGGTACAGCTAAAATCGAGCAGTTAAGAAAACTAACTACATCCGTCCCCGTAATGCCATCTACCAATAGCGTTAGTGCTGTAGGGCGTTTGGAACCACGAGGCGAAGTTGTTAAATTGTCCGCCCCATCATCAGGATTAGCACCATCGTCACGAATTCAGCAACTTCTGGTGAGAGAGGGTGAACAGATAAAGCAAGGCCAAATTATCGCAATTTTGGATAACCGCGATACCCAAATAGCCGGACTACAAGAGGCAAAAGCCAAAGTGCAAGAAGCCCGCGCCAATTTAGCGCAAATCAGAGCCGGATCTCCAAGGGATATTCAAGCCCAGAGAGCAGTTATTGCTCGCCTACAAGCGCAGTTAATTGGGGAAAGGAATGCGGGGCAAGCAACGATCGGGCGGATTGCAGCCCAGTTAAGTGGGGATAAACTCGTCCAACAAGCAACCGTGAATCGCTTAGAAGCTGAACTCAGTGGGCAAAGAGATGCTCTCAGAGCAACGCTTGCACGTATTAAAGCCGAACAGCGCAATGCTCAAGTCGATGCCGGACGCTATGATTATTTATACAGAGAAGGTGCTATTTCTCAGCAAGAGCGGGATAGAAGACGCTTGAGTGCAGTTACTTCTAATCAACAGGTGGCGGAAAGCCAAGCTACCCTGAAACAGACATTGGCAACTCTACGACAGCAGCTTGCCGAAGCCAGAGCTACCCAAATACAAAATTTAGCAACTTTGCAACAGCAGCTAATCGAAGCCAAAGTTAACCGTGATAAAACCGTAGCAACTTTGCAAAGACAAATCGATGAAGAAAAGGCCAAACTGAGCAGAATCTTAGACGTTAGTCCTACCGATGTGCAAATAGCGCAAGCTCAAGTTAGTAATGCGATCGCAAATATCAGAAGAGCCGAAGCAGAACTAAAGTTAAGCTACGTTCAAGCACCAATCGCTGGAGAGATTTTAAAAGTTTACACCAAATCAGGCGAAGCGATCGGTGCAAATGGCATTGCTGAAATTGGACAAACTAGCCAAATGTTTGTGATTGCTGAAGTCGCCGAAGACAGTATTGGTAAAGTGCGTATTGGTCAAAACGCCACTATCAGCAGCGATAATGGAGCATTTAGCGGCGAATTAAAGGGAACTGTCACTGAAATTGGCAGAAAAATTGGTAAAAAAGATGTGTTGAATACAGATCCAGCAGCAGATGTGGATGCCAGAGTCGTAGAAGTGAAAATTGCTCTGTCTCCAGAAGATAGCCAGAAAGTTTCTGGTTTAACTTACGCCAAAGTTGTTGTCGATATTAATAACTAA
- the devC gene encoding ABC transporter permease DevC encodes MSQKIPLSWLQLTREKTRLAVALAGISFADILMFMQLGFRDALYYSNVRFHNSLQGDIVLINSQSSAVLAMRSFSQRRLYKALELPAVQSVHPIYLDFTIWKNPVTGRPRSILIFGMNPETNIVNLPGVQENLDKLKLPDVVLFDRSSRVEYGPIAANYDQGKTVTAEVRRRRIKVEGLFTLGASFGADGNLITSDINFLRIFSNRQKGLIDVGLIRLKPGANANVVAQELRKYLPNEVNVLTKEEFIAFERNYWANSTAIGFIFTLGTVMGFIVGTVIVYQILYTEVADHLAEYATLKAIGYTQNYLLTVILQEALLLAVLGYFPGIVFALFMYKSAREATLLPVFMSFDRAIMVLILTMLMCIISGAIAVRKLSSADPADIF; translated from the coding sequence ATGAGTCAAAAAATCCCTCTATCGTGGCTACAACTGACAAGAGAAAAAACTCGCCTAGCTGTGGCTTTAGCAGGAATTTCCTTTGCTGATATTTTAATGTTTATGCAACTCGGTTTCCGAGATGCCTTATATTATAGTAACGTTAGATTTCATAACAGCTTGCAGGGCGATATTGTTTTAATCAATAGCCAATCCAGCGCTGTTCTGGCTATGAGGAGTTTTTCTCAAAGACGGTTATATAAAGCTTTAGAGTTACCCGCAGTCCAATCGGTACATCCGATATATTTGGACTTTACAATTTGGAAAAATCCTGTAACAGGCCGCCCTCGTAGTATCCTGATATTTGGAATGAACCCAGAAACTAACATAGTTAACTTACCTGGAGTTCAGGAAAATTTAGATAAACTTAAACTGCCTGATGTAGTTCTATTTGATCGTTCTTCTAGAGTGGAATATGGCCCAATTGCTGCTAATTATGACCAAGGAAAGACTGTAACAGCAGAAGTGCGAAGGCGACGAATTAAAGTCGAAGGACTATTTACATTAGGTGCATCATTTGGCGCAGATGGTAATTTAATTACAAGTGATATTAACTTTCTGCGAATATTCAGCAATCGTCAAAAAGGATTAATTGATGTTGGGCTGATTAGATTAAAGCCGGGAGCTAATGCTAACGTTGTCGCCCAAGAATTACGAAAATATTTACCTAATGAAGTAAATGTTTTAACCAAGGAAGAATTTATTGCTTTTGAACGGAATTATTGGGCAAATAGTACAGCTATCGGGTTTATTTTCACATTAGGGACTGTCATGGGTTTCATTGTGGGAACTGTGATTGTTTATCAAATCCTTTATACAGAAGTTGCAGATCACTTAGCTGAGTACGCTACTCTTAAAGCTATAGGTTATACACAGAATTATTTATTAACCGTCATTCTTCAAGAGGCTTTGCTGTTAGCAGTTTTAGGATATTTCCCTGGTATAGTTTTTGCTTTGTTTATGTATAAAAGTGCCAGAGAAGCAACACTTTTACCAGTTTTTATGAGTTTTGATCGGGCGATAATGGTATTGATTTTGACTATGCTGATGTGTATTATTTCTGGTGCGATCGCAGTCCGCAAATTAAGTTCTGCCGATCCAGCAGATATATTTTAA
- a CDS encoding DevA family ABC transporter ATP-binding protein codes for MIEKEPVIAIKNLNHYYGKGSLRKQILFDINLEIYPGEIVIMTGPSGSGKTTLLSLIGGLRSVQEGSLKFLGEELVGVSQNKLVQMRRNIGYIFQAHNLLGFLTAKQNVQMAVELNDNISKTEAVAKSKAMLGSVGLEERVDYYPDNLSGGQKQRIAIARALVNRPPLVLADEPTAALDKQSGRDVVEIMQSLAKNQGTTILLVTHDNRILDIADRIVEMEDGLLTRNSPNAAIQS; via the coding sequence ATGATAGAAAAAGAACCTGTAATTGCCATTAAAAACCTCAACCATTACTATGGCAAAGGGTCACTGAGAAAACAGATATTATTTGACATTAACCTAGAAATTTATCCAGGTGAAATTGTAATTATGACCGGGCCATCAGGTTCAGGTAAAACAACATTACTGAGCTTAATTGGTGGTTTGCGGTCTGTACAAGAAGGAAGTTTAAAATTTTTAGGTGAAGAACTCGTTGGCGTCAGTCAAAACAAACTGGTGCAGATGCGACGCAACATTGGTTATATTTTCCAAGCTCACAATTTGCTAGGGTTCTTGACAGCAAAACAAAATGTGCAAATGGCGGTAGAATTGAATGATAATATTTCTAAAACAGAAGCAGTAGCTAAATCAAAAGCCATGCTGGGGTCTGTGGGTCTAGAAGAACGAGTTGATTACTACCCAGACAATCTTTCTGGTGGACAGAAACAAAGAATTGCGATCGCTCGCGCCTTAGTGAATCGTCCCCCCCTGGTGCTAGCAGATGAACCAACAGCAGCATTAGACAAACAATCAGGACGCGATGTTGTGGAAATAATGCAGAGTTTAGCCAAAAATCAGGGAACTACTATCTTATTAGTGACACACGACAACCGCATTTTAGATATAGCCGATCGCATCGTAGAAATGGAAGATGGCCTTTTAACTCGTAATTCTCCCAATGCCGCTATTCAGTCATGA
- a CDS encoding HAD family hydrolase, with amino-acid sequence MSRHQSIPALSEFSSTSLSNIRLIATDMDGTLTRRGKFTPALLQALEDLAAADIKVLIVTGRSAGWVSGLSSLMPVAGAMAENGGLYFLPGNQKPVVLTSIPDLAKHRQHLATTFENLQTKFPQIQESADNRFRITDWTFDVAGLRQDELQTLDNLCQQMGWGFTYSNVQCHIKPQGQDKAVGLLQVLREYLPQYSPEEIVTVGDSPNDESLFDRRYFPVSVGVANVLEYVNQLKYHPAYITNAAEGEGFCELSSYILKSLHIQVREK; translated from the coding sequence ATGTCTAGACATCAGAGTATCCCTGCCCTGTCTGAGTTTTCATCTACAAGCTTGAGCAATATTCGTCTGATAGCTACAGATATGGATGGCACCCTGACTAGACGAGGAAAATTTACTCCAGCGCTGCTGCAAGCTTTAGAGGATTTAGCGGCAGCTGACATTAAGGTGCTGATTGTCACAGGACGTTCTGCTGGGTGGGTGAGTGGATTGAGTAGCTTGATGCCAGTGGCAGGTGCTATGGCAGAAAATGGCGGTTTGTACTTTCTACCTGGGAACCAGAAACCAGTAGTTTTAACATCTATTCCCGATTTAGCTAAACATCGCCAGCACTTGGCAACAACTTTTGAGAATTTACAAACCAAATTTCCCCAAATCCAAGAATCTGCTGATAATCGCTTTCGCATCACCGACTGGACTTTTGATGTAGCTGGTTTGCGTCAAGACGAACTACAAACCCTAGACAATCTCTGTCAACAAATGGGTTGGGGATTTACTTATAGCAACGTACAGTGTCACATTAAACCCCAAGGGCAAGATAAAGCTGTGGGATTGTTGCAGGTATTACGCGAATATTTGCCCCAGTACTCACCAGAAGAAATTGTCACTGTTGGCGATAGCCCCAATGATGAAAGTTTATTTGATCGGCGTTATTTTCCTGTTTCTGTAGGCGTGGCAAACGTACTGGAATATGTGAATCAGTTGAAATATCACCCTGCTTATATTACTAACGCTGCCGAAGGCGAAGGATTTTGTGAGTTATCTAGTTATATTTTGAAAAGCTTGCACATCCAAGTTAGGGAGAAGTAG
- a CDS encoding zeta toxin family protein: protein MPSLYIIGGANGSGKTTVSMSLLPNFLDCFEYVNADAIAAGLSPLNPESMAIEAGRLMITRLRTLSDSGSDFAFETTLAARTFAPFIIECKAKGYIINLIYFWLQSPDLAVERVAQRVASGGHSIPEDVIRRRYQKGRVNLISLYLPLCDRWIIYNNSSNDASLVAEYSYSQQLIVYESRIWNQIRG from the coding sequence ATGCCAAGCCTTTATATCATCGGTGGTGCAAATGGTTCAGGAAAAACTACCGTTTCCATGAGTTTATTGCCGAACTTTTTAGACTGCTTTGAGTATGTGAATGCAGATGCAATCGCTGCTGGTTTATCCCCATTAAATCCAGAGTCGATGGCTATAGAAGCAGGAAGATTAATGATTACACGCCTACGGACATTATCTGACTCTGGTAGTGATTTTGCTTTTGAAACCACATTAGCTGCGAGAACTTTTGCACCTTTTATAATTGAATGTAAAGCTAAAGGCTACATAATTAATTTAATTTATTTTTGGTTGCAAAGTCCTGATTTGGCAGTAGAACGGGTAGCACAAAGGGTTGCTAGCGGCGGACATTCGATTCCAGAAGATGTGATCCGAAGACGTTACCAGAAAGGGAGAGTAAATTTAATTTCTTTATATTTACCTTTGTGCGATCGCTGGATTATTTATAATAACTCTAGTAATGATGCTAGCTTAGTAGCTGAGTATAGCTATAGTCAACAGCTTATTGTATATGAAAGTAGAATTTGGAATCAAATCAGAGGATAA
- a CDS encoding helix-turn-helix domain-containing protein gives MEQLSTYSSVEDASCFVVFGYSQSFLERIVKVEAEGQTIELHPGQIPKTHWGLSAAIAMQEFFYNGQTGGAFYLESVATTVLAQIIYRRSNLSGRLKRSPEFLDPNLFKLSLEYIRAHLSQELNLNQIAATVGFSPYHFARAFKVTTGLSPYQYVLRCRLELAQKLLQNQRRSLAQVAAEAGFGNQSYMTSVFQRMLHTTPKRYQQESSSILDHT, from the coding sequence GTGGAACAGCTTAGTACTTATAGTTCGGTGGAAGATGCTTCTTGTTTTGTGGTGTTTGGATATTCCCAATCTTTTCTAGAACGCATAGTCAAAGTGGAAGCAGAGGGACAGACAATTGAATTACATCCAGGGCAAATTCCCAAGACTCATTGGGGCTTGAGTGCTGCGATCGCTATGCAAGAGTTTTTTTATAATGGACAAACTGGTGGTGCATTTTACTTAGAATCAGTTGCAACGACGGTGTTGGCACAGATAATTTACCGACGCTCAAACCTATCTGGACGGCTCAAACGTTCACCAGAGTTTTTAGACCCAAATTTGTTCAAGCTTTCCCTTGAATACATCAGAGCGCATCTATCCCAGGAACTTAACCTCAACCAGATTGCTGCCACGGTAGGATTCAGTCCCTACCATTTTGCACGAGCATTTAAAGTCACAACTGGACTGTCACCTTATCAATATGTCCTCCGGTGTCGGCTGGAACTTGCTCAAAAACTTTTACAAAACCAAAGGCGATCGCTGGCACAGGTAGCCGCAGAAGCGGGATTTGGCAACCAGAGTTACATGACATCTGTATTTCAACGAATGCTACATACAACTCCCAAGCGGTATCAGCAAGAATCGAGTAGTATTTTAGACCATACATGA